One genomic segment of Synechocystis sp. LKSZ1 includes these proteins:
- a CDS encoding polysaccharide biosynthesis/export family protein — MSLKLLKGWLTVLGWTWMWPVSALPLSPGDRLEVSIPKDTYFARVYEVNQDGNLEVPFVGLVPVSGLEPPEVQAKLSEILIAQKFFPPQRLQLSVQMVAWAPVQVSLAGELFQPGRVLINDPKDNPPTAISDTSRQITGSNPVQRYLTTAIRAAGGVLPTADVTQVQLIRQGQATIVDLSGIFSGQPIQDLPLINGDQIIVPRSERFQNELMRPSQITPPGIKVFVSNLTVPATSNATSAVGNQQEGITFPYGARFSQAVISANCAGGINATNADRRAMLVRVDSLTGKTTTVERQVEDLLRASTNNEENPPLFPRDGVVCYDSTVTSLRDRFRSISDILSPLNPILLLINLFK; from the coding sequence ATGTCTTTAAAACTGCTTAAGGGTTGGCTGACTGTCCTGGGATGGACTTGGATGTGGCCGGTTTCGGCCCTGCCCCTGTCCCCCGGCGATCGCCTGGAAGTGTCGATTCCCAAGGATACCTATTTTGCACGGGTCTATGAGGTGAACCAGGACGGTAATTTAGAAGTTCCCTTTGTGGGGTTGGTGCCCGTATCTGGCCTAGAACCCCCGGAAGTGCAAGCCAAATTATCTGAGATTTTAATTGCTCAAAAATTCTTTCCTCCCCAACGCCTACAACTGAGCGTACAGATGGTGGCCTGGGCCCCGGTACAGGTGAGTTTAGCCGGGGAATTGTTTCAACCAGGCCGGGTGTTAATTAATGACCCCAAGGATAATCCCCCCACCGCCATTAGTGACACCAGTCGTCAGATCACCGGCAGTAATCCTGTTCAGCGCTACCTAACGACGGCGATCCGGGCCGCCGGGGGCGTTTTACCCACCGCCGATGTGACCCAGGTGCAATTAATTCGCCAGGGCCAAGCCACTATAGTGGATCTTTCGGGTATTTTTAGCGGTCAACCGATCCAGGATTTACCCTTGATTAACGGCGATCAGATTATTGTGCCTCGATCAGAACGGTTCCAAAACGAGCTCATGCGGCCTTCCCAAATTACACCGCCGGGGATTAAGGTGTTTGTCTCTAACTTAACCGTGCCGGCCACCAGCAACGCCACCTCGGCCGTCGGAAACCAACAGGAGGGGATCACCTTTCCCTACGGCGCCCGCTTTAGCCAGGCCGTCATCTCGGCCAACTGTGCCGGGGGGATTAATGCCACCAACGCCGACCGCCGGGCCATGCTGGTACGGGTGGATAGTCTGACGGGAAAAACGACGACCGTGGAGCGTCAGGTGGAAGATTTACTCCGGGCCTCGACGAACAATGAAGAGAATCCGCCCCTTTTTCCGAGGGATGGTGTGGTTTGTTATGATTCGACTGTGACCAGCCTACGGGATCGCTTCCGGTCTATTTCTGACATTTTGAGTCCTCTCAATCCGATCTTGCTCCTCATCAATCTCTTCAAATGA
- a CDS encoding O-antigen ligase domain-containing protein, whose amino-acid sequence MTANESIPTGKVFISKEVIPKQAIQPENFPERLVWYSMIWTYGFYVIGATYIVGSLLSWILTFYLLLKLWIQTEDTPETEKIRIPFLVWVWILGMIGMEVALIVGSLDFDLSTGEIIKSSIGWAKGWAALALYPLVGVLNIRPQIIYRATCIICLHTLLLSPILILAPILHFPEVLYVSPLRAVGGPSDQFFDVSFYEVDFDGQIRQRLFTPWGPALGFVASTYFILALKEEDRKWRWFGIIGSIYMGYICKSRLALVSLLFTPVFTALLARLGRPAILILLGLGSTLSGIFAPNIVTTIDTVMTKFTEARAASSKVRSILKEIAGHRWETEAPIWGHGVVEAGPHVAEFMPIGSHHTWYGLLFVKGLVGFYSLAIPMVLSFIVLVFKAQRSQTARAGLGILFTLFLYTFGENLEILAYLYWPGLIIMGSAFKIRPSAPQSDHEIPS is encoded by the coding sequence ATGACGGCGAACGAGTCTATCCCAACAGGTAAGGTATTCATTTCCAAAGAAGTTATTCCCAAGCAAGCCATTCAACCAGAAAACTTTCCCGAACGCCTGGTCTGGTACAGCATGATCTGGACTTACGGCTTTTATGTGATTGGGGCGACCTATATTGTGGGCTCCCTGCTGAGTTGGATTCTGACCTTTTATCTCCTGCTGAAACTCTGGATCCAAACGGAAGACACCCCAGAGACAGAAAAAATTCGTATTCCCTTTCTTGTCTGGGTCTGGATTCTCGGCATGATCGGCATGGAAGTCGCTCTAATTGTTGGTTCTCTGGACTTTGACCTTTCCACTGGGGAAATTATTAAATCCTCCATCGGTTGGGCCAAGGGTTGGGCCGCCCTGGCCCTCTATCCCCTGGTTGGCGTTTTAAATATTAGACCCCAAATTATCTATCGGGCCACCTGCATTATTTGCCTGCACACTTTGCTCCTCTCTCCCATCCTCATTCTCGCCCCTATTCTCCACTTTCCTGAAGTTCTCTATGTTTCCCCTCTGCGGGCAGTGGGCGGGCCAAGTGATCAATTCTTTGATGTCTCCTTTTACGAAGTCGATTTTGATGGCCAGATCCGTCAGCGCCTTTTTACCCCCTGGGGGCCAGCCCTGGGCTTTGTGGCCAGTACCTACTTCATCCTAGCCCTGAAGGAAGAAGATAGAAAATGGCGCTGGTTTGGCATCATTGGCTCGATTTACATGGGTTATATCTGTAAGTCTCGGCTAGCCTTAGTCTCCCTGCTATTCACCCCTGTTTTTACCGCTCTTCTCGCTCGTCTGGGCCGTCCTGCCATTTTGATCCTGTTAGGCCTGGGTAGTACCCTATCAGGAATCTTTGCACCCAATATTGTGACCACCATCGATACGGTGATGACCAAATTCACTGAAGCCCGAGCCGCCTCCAGTAAAGTCCGTTCCATCCTCAAGGAAATTGCCGGCCATCGTTGGGAAACGGAAGCACCGATCTGGGGCCATGGGGTAGTGGAAGCCGGGCCCCACGTCGCGGAATTTATGCCCATTGGTTCCCATCACACTTGGTATGGTCTCCTCTTCGTTAAAGGCCTGGTAGGATTTTATTCCTTGGCAATTCCGATGGTCTTGAGCTTTATTGTTTTGGTCTTTAAGGCCCAACGCAGTCAAACCGCCCGAGCCGGTCTAGGCATTCTATTCACCTTATTTCTGTATACTTTTGGGGAGAATTTGGAAATCCTGGCTTATCTTTACTGGCCCGGTCTGATTATCATGGGCAGTGCCTTTAAAATAAGGCCGTCAGCCCCTCAGAGTGACCACGAGATCCCTTCTTGA
- a CDS encoding aldehyde oxygenase (deformylating), which yields MPELAVRPEFDYTSATYKDAYSRINAIVIEGEQEAYSNYLQMAELLPESKDELVRLAKMENRHRAGFQACGKNLDVTPDMAYAEEFFAALHRNFQTAFAEGRIVTCLLIQALIIEAFAIAAYNIYIPVADDFARKITEGVVKDEYTHLNFGEEWLRANFESAKAELEAANKENLPIVWRMLNQVQDDAKTLGMEKEALVEDFMISYGEALSNIGFSTRDIMRMSSYGLTAA from the coding sequence ATGCCAGAGCTTGCTGTACGCCCAGAATTTGACTACACCAGCGCGACCTACAAAGATGCCTATAGCCGCATCAATGCCATTGTCATCGAAGGAGAACAAGAGGCCTATAGCAATTATCTCCAAATGGCAGAACTCCTCCCTGAAAGTAAGGATGAATTGGTTCGTCTCGCCAAAATGGAAAACCGTCACCGGGCTGGCTTCCAAGCCTGTGGCAAAAACTTAGATGTAACCCCCGACATGGCCTATGCTGAGGAATTTTTTGCGGCCCTGCACCGTAATTTCCAAACGGCCTTTGCTGAAGGTAGAATCGTCACCTGTCTGTTGATCCAGGCCCTAATTATCGAAGCCTTTGCCATTGCTGCTTACAATATCTACATTCCCGTAGCTGATGACTTTGCCCGTAAAATTACGGAAGGCGTTGTCAAGGATGAATATACCCACCTCAACTTTGGGGAGGAATGGCTCCGGGCCAATTTTGAAAGCGCGAAAGCAGAGCTAGAAGCGGCCAACAAAGAGAATTTGCCCATTGTCTGGCGGATGCTCAACCAAGTTCAGGACGATGCCAAAACCCTCGGCATGGAAAAAGAGGCCCTAGTGGAAGATTTTATGATCAGCTATGGTGAGGCTCTGAGCAATATCGGCTTCAGTACCCGGGATATTATGCGGATGTCTTCCTACGGCTTAACAGCAGCCTAG
- a CDS encoding glycosyltransferase family 2 protein: MKLSVIIPVYNEIHTLPLLLAKVALVLPQVEKEIVMVDDGSTDGTREWLVETFGEADGQAKPMGLDFLPDELAPEMFASALLSVKLIFHRRNQGKGAALRTAFEAASGEVLIIQDADLEYDPQDWQPMWRLITEGWADVVFGSRFYGNPHRVLYFHHYLGNKIITSLIDLICNINLSDIEVCYKMFRREVLEDLALTCNDFGFEVEFTMKVTRSRHRWRIYEVGVAYYGRTYAEGKKINWRDGVKALGYIAKFWLTSA, translated from the coding sequence ATGAAGTTATCGGTCATCATTCCCGTTTATAACGAAATTCATACCCTGCCTTTGCTGTTGGCCAAGGTGGCCCTGGTACTGCCCCAAGTGGAAAAGGAAATTGTGATGGTCGATGACGGCTCCACCGATGGCACGCGGGAGTGGTTGGTGGAAACCTTTGGGGAAGCAGATGGCCAGGCCAAACCCATGGGCCTCGACTTTCTGCCCGATGAGCTGGCCCCTGAAATGTTCGCGTCGGCCCTTCTATCGGTCAAGCTGATTTTCCACCGTCGTAATCAAGGCAAAGGGGCCGCTCTGCGCACGGCGTTTGAAGCGGCCTCTGGGGAGGTGCTGATTATCCAAGATGCTGACCTGGAGTATGATCCCCAGGACTGGCAACCCATGTGGCGCTTAATTACCGAGGGTTGGGCCGATGTGGTCTTTGGTTCGCGTTTTTACGGCAATCCCCACCGAGTACTTTACTTCCACCACTACTTAGGCAATAAAATCATCACCAGTTTGATCGATCTGATTTGTAATATCAACCTGAGTGATATTGAAGTCTGCTATAAGATGTTTCGCCGTGAAGTCCTAGAAGACTTGGCCCTGACCTGTAATGACTTTGGCTTTGAGGTGGAATTCACCATGAAGGTAACCCGTTCTCGTCATCGCTGGCGCATCTATGAGGTGGGCGTAGCCTACTATGGCCGCACCTACGCCGAGGGGAAAAAAATTAACTGGCGTGATGGGGTTAAGGCCCTGGGCTACATTGCTAAGTTCTGGTTAACGTCGGCCTGA